The Plodia interpunctella isolate USDA-ARS_2022_Savannah chromosome 11, ilPloInte3.2, whole genome shotgun sequence genome includes a window with the following:
- the Pkn gene encoding serine/threonine-protein kinase N: MADSGYYHSDYIRHPVLHELGVKYGIKTECIPEIALPSKLEELKDVIRREIRKELKIKEGAEKLREVATDRRSLSDVANIVKKANIKLNELKSDLQELESQLLLSRGQSTPTSPEDLSYDEEIILASEAAQQQRQLGEATTDRKLASLQKQLNIEQKVKQGAENMIQSITSSNQSRDKKLLAEAHQMLADSKAKIEYLKLRINKMSKQQKGDTAGSNGDGKSSDISGVDALLDERIAELRNRLRIEAAVVEGSKNAIRLLQTDKKVTDKKALQEAQMSLLESSQKLELLRVSLDLRRQELPSESAAFIELGHEIRSTGSSPGYVSLSGSSGSRSQFLSPAPMISQCVQVTGTLEVRLMGCQDLLEDVPGRSRRDPLASPSDLKSFVKGVAIRNSMKYTYSIKEDTSNEIMAVMKLDNHTVAQTSWRPCSQQAWDQRFTIKLDKSRELEIGVHWKDWRGLCAIKFLRLEEFIDDIRHGMALELEPRGVLFAEIKFLNPIISRKPKLQRQRKIFKQQGKNIPRPSYGDMHIPAVVLGRLLKHSSPSIQNIQKAHIHQQQGSFESTSLDNRDIENPNVTLGGMAGVRPLGLPSTPTTPQPSSAPPKPTLPLQPPPNVSTLRMEKELQEAFAFLEDSYTRDNYVVKEPQTPCDAPLVEYPPSPSPKLVLEYPSNEDQIVDVTSNMRISTSRSSSVIETMGKEQDSRRQSSDMSMGSFRLLSVLGRGHFGKVILAQYKPTNEYFAIKALKKGDIIARDEVDSLLSEKRIFEVANAIRHPFLVNLFACFQTEQHVCFVMEYAAGGDLMMHIHADVFTEPRAVFYAACVVLGLQYLHENNIIYRDLKLDNLLLDTEGYVKIADFGLCKEGMGWGDRTGTFCGTPEFLAPEVLTETSYTRAVDWWGLGVLIFEMLVGESPFPGEDEGEVFDSIVNDEVRYPRTLSLEAIALMRRLLRKNPDRRLGSSERDAEDVKKQAFFRNVHWEQLLLRKVKPPFVPTINNLEDVSNFDSEFTSEAAVLTPPKEPRPLSTTDHKMFEDFTYMADWC; this comes from the exons ATGGCAGACTCAGGTTATTATCACAGCGATTATATTCGTCACCCAGTATTGCACGAACTGGGTGTCAAGTATGGAATCAAAACTGAGTGTATTCCAGAAATAGCTTTACCGTCTAAGTTGGAGGAGCTCAAGGATGTCATACGTAGAGAAATACGTAAGgaacttaaaataaaagaaggtGCGGAGAAGTTGCGCGAAGTCGCTACCGACAGAAGATCTCTCTCCGACGTCGCCAACATCGTCAAAAAAGCTAACATAAAACTGAATGAGCTTAAATCTGACCTGCAAGAACTTGAATCACAATTACTGCTTTCGCGTGGTCAATCCACTCCCACCTCACCGGAGGACCTGTCTTATGATGAAGAGATTATCCTGGCTTCAGAGGCGGCCCAACAGCAACGCCAGCTTGGAGAGGCTACAACTGATCGTAAGTTAGCATCACTACAAAAACAGTTGAATATTGAACAGAAGGTAAAACAGGGCGCAGAGAACATGATACAAAGTATCACTAGCAGTAACCAATCTCGTGATAAAAAACTTCTTGCTGAGGCACATCAAATGCTTGCCGATTCTAAAGCCAAGATTGAGTATTTGAAGTTACGTATAAACAAAATGTCTAAACAGCAAAAAGGTGACACTGCTGGATCTAATGGTGATGGCAAAAGTTCTGACATTAGTGGTGTTGATGCTTTGTTGGATGAACGAATTGCTGAGTTGAGAAACAGGCTGAGAATTGAAGCAGCTGTTGTAGAGGGATCAAAGAATGCTATCAGACTGTTACAAACTGACAAGAAAGTGACTGACAAGAAAGCTTTACAAGAAGCTCAAATGAGCCTATTAGAGTCATCTCAGAAATTGGAGCTATTACGTGTTTCCCTAGACTTGAGAAGGCAAGAACTGCCATCTGAAAGTGCTGCATTTATTGAACTGGGACATGAGATACGTAGTACTGGGTCGAGCCCTGGATATGTTAGCTTGTCTGGTAGCAGTGGATCTAGGTCTCAGTTCTTGTCTCCTGCGCCTATGATTAGCCAGTGTGTGCAGGTGACAGGTACTTTAGAAGTCAGATTAATGGGGTGCCAGGACTTGCTGGAAGATGTGCCTGGACGTAGCCGTAGAGACCCTCTAGCTAGCCCTTCAGACTTGAAGTCCTTTGTCAAGGGTGTCGCGATCCGGAACTCTATgaagtatacatatagtatcAAAGAAGATACAAGCAATGAAATCATGGCAGTGATGAAGTTAGACAACCACACAGTTGCCCAAACTAGTTGGAGGCCTTGTTCCCAACAAGCCTGGGACCAACG TTTTACCATCAAATTGGATAAATCAAGAGAACTTGAAATTGGAGTACATTGGAAAGACTGGAGAGGTCTCTGTGCTATAAAGTTTTTGAGATTAGAAGAATTCATTGATGATATAAGACACGGCATGGCCTTAGAGCTCGAACCTCGTGGTGTATTATTtgcagaaataaaatttttgaatccCATTATATCCAGAAAACCAAAACTTCAAAGGCAGAGGAAAATATTCAAGCAACAAGGGAAGAATATTCCCCGACCATCTTATGGTGACATGCACATTCCAGCTGTTGTCTTGGGGAGATTACTCAAGCATTCTTCTCcatcaatacaaaatatccAAAAAGCACATATTCATCAGCAGCAAGGCAGCTTTGAATCTACATCTCTTGACAACAGGGATATTGAAAATCCAAATGTCACACTTGGAGGAATGGCTGGGGTAAGACCCCTGGGCTTACCTTCCACACCAACCACCCCACAGCCTTCTTCAGCTCCACCAAAACCCACACTTCCTCTACAACCCCCACCAAATGTCTCCACTTTGCGTATGGAAAAAGAGCTGCAAGAAGCATTTGCTTTCTTGGAAGATTCTTATACCAGGGATAATTATGTTGTGAAAGAACCACAAACACCTTGTGATGCCCCATTGGTAGAGTATCCACCATCACCATCTCCAAAACTGGTTCTTGAATATCCTAGCAATGAGGATCAAATTGTAGATGTCACCAGCAATATGAGGATATCAACATCGCGCTCCTCATCTGTTATAGAAACAATGGGCAAAGAACAGGATTCCAGGCGACAGTCAAGTGACATGTCTATGGGCAGCTTCCGGTTATTAAGTGTCCTTGGACGAGGTCATTTTGGGAAAGTAATTTTAGCTCAGTACAAACCtacaaatgaatattttgcAATCAAAGCTTTAAAAAAGGGTGATATTATAGCAAGAGATGAAGTAGACTCTTTGTTATCAGAAAAGAGGATTTTTGAGGTAGCTAATGCAATCAGACATCCCTttttggttaatttatttgcatgttTCCAAACTGAACAACATGTCTGTTTTGTGATGGAGTATGCAGCAGGCGGTGATCTTATGATGCACATTCATGCCGACGTGTTCACAGAACCTAGGGCAGTATTCTATGCAGCTTGTGTAGTATTAGGCCTACAgtatttacatgaaaataacattatatatagaGATTTAAAGTTAGATAACTTACTTTTGGATACTGAGGGTTATGTTAAAATTGCTGATTTTGGCCTTTGTAAAGAAGGTATGGGGTGGGGTGACCGCACTGGTACGTTCTGTGGAACTCCGGAATTTCTTGCTCCTGAAGTATTAACGGAAACTTCATACACGCGGGCTGTAGATTGGTGGGGACTAGGAGTTTTGATATTTGAAATGTTGGTTGGTGAATCACCTTTTCCTGGGGAGGATGAGGGTGAAGTATTCGATTCTATAGTGAACGACGAAGTTCGTTACCCGAGAACTTTGTCTCTAGAAGCGATAGCATTAATGCGACGTTTATTAAGGAAAAATCCTGACAGACGATTAGGATCGTCTGAGCGGGATGCCGAAGATGTAAAGAAACAGGCATTCTTCCGAAATGTACATTGGGAGCAACTTCTGCTTCGTAAAGTAAAGCCACCATTTGTGCCAACGATTAATAATCTAGAAGATGTTAGTAATTTCGATAGCGAATTTACTTCAGAAGCGGCAGTATTGACTCCGCCTAAGGAGCCGCGGCCTCTTTCTACCACAGACCATAAAATGTTTGAAGATTTTACATACATGGCAGACTGGTGTTAA
- the LOC128673957 gene encoding glucose-induced degradation protein 4 homolog, with amino-acid sequence MPVKVDITPPPPANSKQPGVTESLLYNGSKFQGHQKSKGNSYEVEVVLQHVDEENSYLCGYLKIKGLTEEFPTLTTFFDGEIISAKYPFLTRKWDADEDVDRKHWSKFDLFVPYLKTFNSDSFDYDSLAKADYVFMRWKEHFLVPDHTIKDINGASFAGFYYICFHKSAATIEGYYYHRSSEWYQSLTLSHVPEHSIQIYEFR; translated from the exons ATGCCAGTTAAAGTGGATATTACTCCACCGCCACCAGCTAACTCTAAACAGCCTGGTGTGACGGAGTCCCTTTTGTACAACGGATCCAAGTTTCAAGGGCACCAAAAAAGCAAGGGAAATTCGTATGAAGTTGAAGTGGTTTTGCAG CATGTTGATGAAGAAAACTCTTACCTATGCgggtatttaaaaataaaaggtttgACAGAGGAATTTCCAACACTGACCACGTTTTTTGATGGAGAAATTATATCTGCCAAATATCCTTTTCTTACAAGAAAATGGGATGCTGATGAAGATGTTGATAGAAAACATTGG AGTAAATTCGATTTGTTTGTGCCGTATTTGAAGACATTCAACTCGGACTCATTTGACTATGACTCTCTCGCCAAGGCtgattatgtatttatgaGGTGGAAAGAACATTTTTTAGTTCCTGACCACACAATTAAGGACATAAATGGTGCTTCTTTTGCTGGGTTTTATTACATATGCTTCCATAAGTCAGCGGCTACTATTGAAGGCTATTACTATCATCGAAGTTCTGAGTG GTATCAATCCTTGACTTTAAGCCATGTTCCAGAACACAGCATCCAAATTTATGAATTCAGATGA
- the LOC128673955 gene encoding uncharacterized protein LOC128673955 yields the protein MWYMWTTLLLVSCALVWADEGTGAEALLWRTTTGAPPQTHQHQAGLFTTTASFATPTTLGDQTVPAQDTRLQPVQATSRAPSLTLDRKASELAWRSWLQSPESGNQNAPPRRIITKSLFITPLVCPKGQRLDRNGCVQVVTVNKDEHERILLEQLNALFPTASSGGDYDYGDDEPGPLQLTLPIGLDPQAAPLQGQEPSTQAQGLQPTFVDKKDSKFPSDASIEAELELLKLHPGHNHTESSDVLNHNVMNTLLPTADKPKRDSPVDKSASTQSQNTTTDEGQKEIVYGHVNVDPVVYGSQNDNQEKGTNTHFETQKKTSAVVEKAVIKNMPSMVNDNKTGTTNASSEHLKKDTDKTKLNPENDYSDIGEAIKLISRYAEVTTDDDYAKNQKKYAIKEDSTLGTRTKLQYRRNRPKPEMIREPQESGLSSDISIKDKIPMRTVYPKNEQYYRYPWIGQHSPTPPPNYPFRHLQDYWPGRTQIGGVYNTHENPRRHHHSYPHYFRPRAYNFGNSEIYSGQDPFSHQNQMYTHRVAQRHASPSRFHNKNQELYNLLGLRHWFSNEGTSKR from the exons ATGTGGTACATGTGGACGACGTTATTGCTGGTGTCGTGTGCACTGGTGTGGGCTGACGAGGGGACTGGAGCGGAGGCACTGCTGTGGCGGACCACCACCGGCGCTCCGCCTCAGACTCACCAGCATCAAGCTGGACTATTTACTACAACCGCTTCTTTTGCCACTCCGACTACATTAGGAGACCAAACAGTTCCTGCGCAAGATACGAGGTTGCAACCCGTGCAAGCCACCTCCCGTGCTCCAAGTCTCACTCTAGATCGCAAAGCGAGCGAGCTTGCTTGGAGGTCATGGCTGCAGAGCCCAGAGAGCGGGAATCAGAATGCACCGCCAAGAAGGATCATAACAAAGTCACTGTTCATCACTCCGCTCGTGTGTCCTAAAGGACAACGTCTAGATCGAAATGGTTGCGTACAG GTGGTGACTGTAAACAAGGATGAACACGAACGCATTCTACTGGAGCAATTAAACGCGCTATTCCCGACTGCGTCAAGTGGAGGAGACTATGATTACGGGGACGACGAGCCAGGGCCTCTCCAACTGACCCTGCCCATAGGCTTAGACCCCCAAGCGGCACCGCTTCAAGGCCAGGAGCCGTCTACACAG gCTCAAGGTCTGCAACCTACTTTTGTCGACAAAAAAGACAGCAAGTTCCCGAGCGATGCCAGCATAGAAGCAGAACTTGAACTTTTGAAACTTCATCCAGGTCACAATCACACTGAAAGTTCCGATGTGTTGAATCACAATGTAATGAATACTTTACTACCCACCGCAGACAAACCAAAACGTGATAGTCCTGTTGATAAATCAGCGAGTACACAGTCACAAAACACTACCACGGATGAAGGACAAAAAGAAATCGTTTATGGACATGTAAATGTTGATCCTGTAGTGTATGGCTCGCAAAATGATAATCAAGAAAAAGGAACTAACACACATTTTGAAACACAAAAGAAAACATCTGCTGTTGTTGAGAAAgcggtaattaaaaatatgccaTCTATGGTTAATGACAACAAAACTGGAACTACGAACGCCTCATctgaacatttaaaaaaagatacaGATAAAACTAAGCTGAATCCGGAAAATGACTATTCTGACATCGGTGaagctataaaattaataagccGTTATGCCGAAGTAACTACAGATGATGATTATGCTAAAAACCAGAAGAAATATGCGATAAAAGAAGATAGCACTCTAGGCACCCGAACGAAACTACAATATCGGCGAAATAGGCCGAAGCCCGAAATGATAAGGGAACCTCAAGAATCTGGCTTGTCCTCGGATATATCgattaaagataaaataccTATGCGCACAGTTTATCCTAAAAACGAACAATATTACCGCTATCCGTGGATAGGTCAACATTCGCCAACGCCACCACCTAACTATCCATTCCGTCATCTGCAGGATTACTGGCCTGGTCGCACACAAATCGGGGGTGTCTACAATACGCACGAGAATCCGAGGCGGCATCATCACTCATATCCTCATTACTTTAGGCCTCGCGCATACAATTTTGGTAATTCTGAGATCTACTCTGGACAAGATCCTTTTTCTCATCAAAACCAAATGTACACTCACAGAGTCGCTCAAAGACATGCCAGTCCGTCTCGCTTCCACAACAAAAATCAAGAGTTATACAATCTCCTCGGATTGCGGCATTGGTTCAGTAACGAAGGCACTTCAAAGAGATAG